CTGTGGTCCAGCTGGCCTGTGTCCCCAGGTAACACCAGTCTGGAAGCAAGGACACTGAACTTCTTCTATCAGGCTATTTTCTCTTAATGTCTAAAGGACTAAGAATTGCAAAAGGTGATGTTTGCTTACTCTTGTAGTTTTGAGAAAGTTTCAGCCCAACTAATATGATTGCtaagggcttcccacatggcacagtggtaaagaatccacctgcaatgtaggagacgtgggtttgatccctgggtggggaagttcccctggaggagaaaatggcaacccactccagcattcttgaaaatcccatggacagagatgcctggccggctacagtccatggggttgcaaagagtcagacatgacttagcgactgagcacaataaCGATGTGATTGCTaaggaaaataaatgtatttgaagaCACAGCTTGTCCAAACCAGACTACTGTTTCCAGATTTTGCCTTTACTTCCACCCCCTCTCCCAGGTCTGTCTTCCAATGTCGTCCCCATGTACTTAGGAGAGCTGGCCCCTAAGAACTGGAGGGGGGCCCTGGGGGTGGTGCCCCAGCTTTTCATCACCATCGGAATCCTTGTGGCCCAGATCTTTGGTCTTCGGAGTCTCCTGGCAAACGAAGAAGGTGAGTTCGGGACGCCTTCAGACCACTAGCCCGCTCCTATGAGCTGGTCTTTTCTGTAAACCATGAGGCCCCTGCAGTGGAGAGGGGAGCTCTGTAGGGCTCAGAACTGCAGAGCCCTGGCCCCACGGGGCGGAGGTGGTGGTTGTGCCAAGCAGGCCTGAGCAAGTTGGTGGGGACACATAGACGGACGTTCTCTAGTCCCTCTTGGAACACGTAGGAGGGGGCTTCGAGGGAGGCAGGATGAGTTGCTGTCTGAGTGGCTGCTAGTCCCGGGGCTCGGTAATGAAGGCAGCCAGGGTgccaaactcaataaagacttccAGCACCCTTGCACTGGTGCCTCGCAGCAACTCAGCTGCCCAGGGATTTGTGGTCATCCCCTTGCAGACCACGAAAGAGGGTCACAAGACCCAGCCCCTGTGGAGGCAGTGGTGAGTCTCAGGGCCAGCATCCACCCCAGGCCTAGACTCCAGAGCCACACCCCCTGCCCCACGAGCctggggcctggcacatagtaggtgcacaGTAACTCATAATTGTCACTGTTTTTGCATGACTTCCTCTTTCTTTGTCTTAGGTCTCAAAACTCTGAAGGGAAATCACCACTAATAAAGCACCAGTCAAAACATATAAAGTACTCATCATGGGCCAGACACAATGCcttttatattaattcatttaatcttccaaACAACTTATGAGCATGTACTGTTACtgtacccattttacagctgTAGACCCTGAGGCCGGGAGAGGTTGTATCACATGTCCAAGGTGTCATTAGGACACAAATGCAGACAgtgcaggcctgggctggagTTTTAACTATCCTCTCTCCCACCTTACGGTCACCCTTGTAAGGATCTGGGACCAGAAGTGAAGCAGCTGGGTTCCTGTCTTCCAGTGATGGCACATAACCAGCCAGCAGGACCCAGAAAACCCCTGGTATCTTTCAAGTACTCTGTGGTATGTGGGGAAAGAGCCATAGGTCCACCCAGGGAGAGGGGCTCAGAGAGGGCCTGGGCTGGGAGAAGTAGGACCAGCACTCCAGTTGTGAGCAGAGGGGCCAGGAGGTGAAGTTCTTTGTGTGACCAGGGAGCTGCAGATATCCTGGTGACCTCTCACTTTGTCGCTCCATCCTTCACTGTGACTGTTTAGCCATTGGCACCTTCCTCTAGGCAGAGCGTGGAGGGCAGGGCTTGGCCTGACTCATCTTAGAATCTCCAGCACAATTcatggcacataataggtgctcagtgaagaaggaaggaaggaaggccagAAGAGAAGACTGTCAGAGTTTATGGAAGCGAGGGGCATAGGAGGTGAGCAGCCATAGCACAAAGGCTGCAAAGAAGTCCAGGGTAGATTAAGATCAGAACCAGGTGTCTGGATGTGGCAGTTAGGGACACTGAGACCTTGGGAGAAGAATTTCACGTAGTGGGTGGGAGCggggtcagagggcagacagcagCAGCCCGAATGGCAGGCACTTCCCCACTTGCTGTAATCTATGCAAGGGTGATGGAAGTGGAACTCAGATCAGCTAGGCCCTAGATTCGGAGCCAAGAGGTGGGAGGAGCTTGGGAGGATGGTGATTCAGGTTTCAATGTGCCTGAGTTCCCatctcagcttttcttccaaataacTGATCTCGGGGCGAGGGAGCTGCACCTTCCGTGCCTCTGTGTTTGCAGGTGTAAAACGGGGTTGACTCTGGTGCCTGCCTCCTGACATTGCTGTGACAGGGAGTGGGCTACAGGTGAAAAGTCATCAgactagtgcctggcacacagatgtCCAAGGTTGTCACCTTCTGCAAATCCTAGGAGAAGAGAGAGTGAGTCGGGCATTCACAGCTCCTACAGGGAGCCTGAACCACTCGTTCacttattttaaatagttttatttatatatttatttttggctgtgctgggtcttcattgcagctcgggcttttctctagttgcagtgagcagagaTTCCTCTCTTGTTGCGATgtactggcttctcattgcggtggtttctcttgttgcggagcaagGGCTATGGGGTGCGTGAGCTTCAGGAATTgtagctcccgggctctagagcacaggctcagcagttgtgacccacgggcttagttgctgcatAGCATGTGGAGTCCTCCCATCCAGGGagggaacccgtgtctcctgcattggcaggcagactctccaccactcagccaccagggaggccctattTAACCATTTTTATTGTGAGATATAACATATATGTGGATCCAGAACTAGAactgggctggcctcctgtgcACCCCTCAATCATGGCCTCCTCACCCCCAAAGGGAGTCGTTGCGCCAACCCTTATCATTGTGTCCCTGTTCTTCCCTGCAGTGTCACCACTTTTCTAGAAGATAGAGCTAATCCCTGTTGCTGGATTTAATACAGTGGAACCACATGGTGTAGAACCACGCCGCATCAAACACCGCATTGGTGTGACAGGCTCCCATCctgacctgcttcattttcatCACAGTATAAAATTCCACCTGATGAGTGAACCATCGTTTATGGATGATGGTTTGCCTCGTTTCTGGGTCTCCCTTCAGTGCTGCTTGGCCCATTCTCCTTCCAGTATCCTGGTGGCCCAGGCACACTCCTGAGCACGACTGCTGGGTTAGAGCCTGTGTGGTGTCCGGCATCACTAGCTCCTGCTAGACCGTCTTCTAGACCGTCTTCTAAAGACGCCACGTGTCCACACGGCATGTGGAGACTTCCCATCTGCCCACGTTCTCACCAGCACTTGACATCATCTGCATTTTTCACTTTGTTCAGCTGGTGGGTGTGCTCTGTGCTCACTTGCTCaggtcgtttctgactctttgccacccccaggGTAGGTGGGCAGTAGTTATTCGTCATTATCCATTCTCTAAGTGTTTAGAGTGGCCACTCTTCCTTAGGTACCATCCTAGGGGTTGGCAGACACAGGGATGAGAAAGACAAAGATCttgtccccatccccaccctcactGCCCCCTGTGTTCCAGACCCAAAGGTAACCAATCAGGATAAAAGGCCAGAGCGGCCAATAGGGCTCCATCTGGCTGGAGGCAGAGGCAAACTGGAGCCAAGGCGGGGTCTGGGGCGCTGGAACCAGCTCTCAGGTCACACTGGTTTCCTTGCAGGCTGGCCCATCCTCCTCGGATTGACCGGGATCCCCGCTGTGCTGCAGCTCCTCTTCCTGCCCTTCTTCCCCGAGAGCCCCAGGTACCTGCTGATTCAGAAGAAAGATGAAGCAGGTGCCAAAAGCGGTGAGTCTTTCCCTTGAGACGAGGAAAAGGGACTGAAGTTCCAGCATCTTTTCAGGAAGGGGGTGGGGCACCATGGTCCAGCCTGCAACTCACCCTCTGCTCCCTCCCCCCAGCTCTGAGGAGGCTGCGTGGCTGGCACGACGTGGACGCAGAGATAGAGGagatcctggaggaggacaaggctGAGAAGGCTGCAGGCTTCATCTCTGTGCTGAAGCTATTCAAGATGAGGTCCCTGCGGTGGCAGGTCATCTCCATCATTGTTCTCATGGCTGGCCAGCAGCTCTCCGGAGTGAACGCGGTAGGGAGcaggtgttgggggtggggggtggagctCGGCCTGGACAACGGCAGGTGCAGGGGACACCCCGAGGCACCCAGGTAGTGGCCTGGCAGGCTTCACCTCGGTTTCCTTCTAGATCTACTACTACGCAGACCAGATTTACCTGAGCGCCGGGGTGAATGAGGACGATGTCCAGTATGTGACGGCGGGCACAGGTGCTGTCAACGTGCTGATAACTGTCTGTGCCGTGAGTATCCCAGGAGCCAAGTCCCCATCTGCCACCAGGGATAGAGGGCACCTTGGGGGGTGGGCGGGTGGTCTCAGCCCAGAAAGGAGCCGAGATCTAGGTGGCAATGTGCCCCTTGGTCCCTTCATCTCTAACTTCTGGGCTATCCTCAGATGAGAGCCTGTCTCTCCTGATGGGCAGCCTATGACTCCCAAAGATGGAGACCCCACCCTCTACTCTGGAAGCTACCACCGTGAGAGGTGGCTCTTCTCCAGTCTCATACACTGGGGGTCACTACCTGTGCCAGGGCCAGCATGTGATAATCAGGGCCCCTGGACTGGCCAttcagggacacacacacacacacacacacacacgagaaggTGGGTGCACAGCCCACCCAGCTCTCGTTGTgtctcactcactcagtcgtgtctgactctgcgaccccatggactgtagcccaccaggctcctctgtccatgggattctccaggcaagaatactggagtgtagctGCCCCTGTAGAAAGGTGTTGTGTGGAACATGAAAGTGGGGGTGCCCAGGAAGGAGGGTCTGGGCAGGGATATGGCAGGGCGGGAGTGGGAGGGGAGGGCACGGCCTGCTGAGCCTCCCACTTTTCCTCGCCCTTTCCCTCCAGATTTTCATAGTGGAACTGATGGGGAGGAGATTCCTGCTCCTcctgggcttctctgtctgttTCACCGCCTGCAGTGTGCTGACGGGTGCCTTGGTTCTGCAGGTGAGGAAGGCGGGGCCTGGGGTGCAGCCCTCTATCTGGGCCCTCCTGTGCATGCTTATCATCACAATGAGTCAGCTGCTTGGGGTCAGTGCTCCACCTGCCCCAGCAACCCACTGTTCATTTACAGTGGATATTCCAGGGGCATGCAGGTGGCGCTGCCTGTTGAAGAAGGTGCCAGGGGCCCTCCTTCCCAACTCAGGCAGAGCGACTGGCCCTCTGGGAGACAAGAGTCCTGATGGTCCCATCCCAGGTTGTCTCTGCTTTGGGTGTAATTCAACTCTGTTTCCTCTCCACAGGACAAGATATCCTGGATGCCCTACGTCAGCATCGCCTGTGTCATCTCCTACGTCATAGGGCATGCCCTTGGGCCCAGTATGTACCCCAGAGCTGATTCAATGGTTTCACTGTCCCTCTTCTATACCACCAGCCTAGAAACTTCTGGTCTGAGCTCCTTAGAGAGGCTCCAGGCGGGGCTAGATTCGGCCCTGAATGGCTTCTGTGCTACGTTCTTGCAGCTGAGGGGTTTGGACAGAGCATGACAAGAGGGAGGATAGTAAAGCAGCCTGTGTGGGCTGGAACACAATGCCCATGTGGTGGGCAGAAATCTTTACAGATGGTCATGGACCCCTTTTAGGGACATCACAGGATGTCCCctgttgtgcccaactcttggtAGATGCCTTCTCACACTGCTTCTCCACAAGATCAGGAGTCCTGGAGACACACGTGCTCTGCCTTGAGCAGGATGCCTCTGGAACCTTACATGGGCAGGGCTCCAGGACCCGTAGTGGGCTTGCTTGGCCAACAGAGAAGTCAGCTATTCCTGTTCCTCCCCAGGTCCCATCCCCGCACTGCTCGTCACCGAGATCTTCCTGCAGTCCTCCCGGCCAGCTGCCTACATGGTGGCGGGTACTGTTCACTGGCTCTCCAACTTCACTGTGGGCTTGGTCTTCCCATTCATCCAAGTAAGTATGACCCAGGGCCCCAGAGGCACAAGATACTCAAGCAGTTAATTGAGAACCTTTTCAAAAATGTgggccctctcccctcccacagGTGGGCCTCGGAGCTTACAGCTTCGTCATTTTCGCTCTGATATGTCTTTTGACCACCATCTACATCTTCCTGATCATCCCTGAAACCAAGTCCAAGACCTTCATGGAAATCAATCAGATCTTCCTCAAGATGAACAAAGTGCCAGGGGTGCACCCAGAAAAGGAGGAGCTAAAGGAGTTTCCACCCTCGACTACAAGGCAGTAACTTGAGAGGAGGAGCCCATCAGTAGGATCTATGTAAAACTTCTCTCCTGGGCTATGAATCCAGAATAAGGACAAGTCCGGTGTGGAATGCAGGCACTGCTGGGACTGTCCAAAGGGCTTCTGTGCAGTTCTTAAAGCCAAGCTGTCTCTTTCCAGATTGACCCACCACCAACCCTGAGGCATGGTGGACAGCTGTCCCTCAACCGTGCTGGTTCAGCCATTATGTGGCTCCTGGTAACACCAGCTCCTATCACAAAAATCGTTACCATGATGTCAAGACAGAGGGATCAAATGTGGCCAAAGAAGCTATCTCTCCTCCAATCCCATTGTCTTCCGGGAGCCACAGGCATGTATTCAGAGTGGAATCCCTCCTCTCATCAGATCCATCTCCAGAAACACTAGTCTTAGAAAGCGTGATGTCACAAATAATGTCTAGGAATCTGGGAAGCAGGTCCCCATGGAGACTTTAACCAAGTCAGAGATTACTGATCCCAAATTATATTATGACAGGACCATGGCATTGCCTCTGTATACTCAATAAAACAAATATGATCACTTTTCACCAAGATGTGCTGTGTTTCTGTGAGCAGGTAGAAGGTGGGGGCATTCCCTGTTCCTCCAAGTAGCTTGGTTGCACTGGAGTGTCAGCCCCTTGAGGGCAGGGGTTTGAC
The genomic region above belongs to Cervus elaphus chromosome 14, mCerEla1.1, whole genome shotgun sequence and contains:
- the LOC122708164 gene encoding solute carrier family 2, facilitated glucose transporter member 5 isoform X1, whose product is MRDMSDDESTGNTVSALGRLTPVIVLATLIAAFGSSFQYGYNVAAINSPSAFMKDFYNYTYYDRIGEYMNEFYLTLLWSITVSMFPFGGFLGSLLVGPLVNNLGRKGTLLFNNIFSIVPAFLMGFSELAKSFEMIIVARVLVGICAGLSSNVVPMYLGELAPKNWRGALGVVPQLFITIGILVAQIFGLRSLLANEEGWPILLGLTGIPAVLQLLFLPFFPESPRYLLIQKKDEAGAKSALRRLRGWHDVDAEIEEILEEDKAEKAAGFISVLKLFKMRSLRWQVISIIVLMAGQQLSGVNAIYYYADQIYLSAGVNEDDVQYVTAGTGAVNVLITVCAIFIVELMGRRFLLLLGFSVCFTACSVLTGALVLQDKISWMPYVSIACVISYVIGHALGPSPIPALLVTEIFLQSSRPAAYMVAGTVHWLSNFTVGLVFPFIQVGLGAYSFVIFALICLLTTIYIFLIIPETKSKTFMEINQIFLKMNKVPGVHPEKEELKEFPPSTTRQ
- the LOC122708164 gene encoding solute carrier family 2, facilitated glucose transporter member 5 isoform X2 — translated: MEPQDPVKREGRLTPVIVLATLIAAFGSSFQYGYNVAAINSPSAFMKDFYNYTYYDRIGEYMNEFYLTLLWSITVSMFPFGGFLGSLLVGPLVNNLGRKGTLLFNNIFSIVPAFLMGFSELAKSFEMIIVARVLVGICAGLSSNVVPMYLGELAPKNWRGALGVVPQLFITIGILVAQIFGLRSLLANEEGWPILLGLTGIPAVLQLLFLPFFPESPRYLLIQKKDEAGAKSALRRLRGWHDVDAEIEEILEEDKAEKAAGFISVLKLFKMRSLRWQVISIIVLMAGQQLSGVNAIYYYADQIYLSAGVNEDDVQYVTAGTGAVNVLITVCAIFIVELMGRRFLLLLGFSVCFTACSVLTGALVLQDKISWMPYVSIACVISYVIGHALGPSPIPALLVTEIFLQSSRPAAYMVAGTVHWLSNFTVGLVFPFIQVGLGAYSFVIFALICLLTTIYIFLIIPETKSKTFMEINQIFLKMNKVPGVHPEKEELKEFPPSTTRQ